One window from the genome of Malus domestica chromosome 01, GDT2T_hap1 encodes:
- the LOC103430449 gene encoding uncharacterized protein yields MGHRDLPSPNSCGYFILLVLMHLIILASASIHDYQDESFIRRSNSFFFHGGSEGLYASKLDSGNDKSSSEDKPLNGKSFIRFESIIFRRTRESTEKKNEMQQRTGLVEAIVLEVRDREKIGGSYLNSVAICCTPELSKDGSCKVGEVIIQQNPDNPDGPKRIQTFFEGKNEEANMDIQTIEINSTGMYYLYFMFCDPELVGTLISGRTVWRNPDGYLPGKMSPLMTFFGLMSVAYLVLGLFWFLRFLQYWKDIIQLHYHISAVIGLGMCEMALWYFEYANFNSTGSRPMGITIWAVTFSAVKKTVSRLLLLVVSMGYGVLRPTLGGITSKVLLLGVIYFAASEALELVEHLGNINDFSGKARLFLVLPVALLDACFILWIFSSLSKTLEKLQIRRSMAKLELYRKFTNFLAVTVLLSVAWIGYELYFNATDPLSELWRRAWIIPAFWTLLAYLLLVVICVLWAPSHNPTGYAYSEETADDFDGEAISLTGSGVKVAGGDLAAKLERKERKASSAADHHVFGLAEDLEEDKRE; encoded by the exons ATGGGTCACAGAGATCTGCCTTCTCCAAATTCATGTGGATATTTTATACTGTTGGTGCTGATGCACTTGATTATTTTAGCATCTGCTTCGATCCATGACTACCAGGACGAGTCCTTCATCCGTCGTTccaattccttcttcttccatGGCGGAAGTGAGGGCCTTTACGCTTCCAAGCTCGACTCTGGCAATGACAAGTCTAGCTCTGAGGATAAGCCCCTCAATGGCAAGTCATTCATCAG GTTCGAATCGATCATATTTCGAAGAACCCGGGAATCTACTGAAAAGAAGAATGAGATGCAGCAGAGGACTGGCTTGGTAGAGGCTATTGTACTCGAGGTTAGGGACAGGGAGAAGATTGGAGGTTCCTATTTGAACTCCGTAGCAATATGCTGCACCCCAGAGCTCTCCAAGGATGGTTCCTGCAAGGTGGGAGAGGTTATCATCCAACAAAACCCAGACAACCCTGATGGGCCCAAAAGGATTCAGACCTTCTTCGAGGGTAAAAATGAAGAGGCTAATATGGATATCCAAACTATTGAGATCAACAGCACCGGCATGTACTATCTCTATTTTATGTTCTGTGATCCAGAACTTGTTGGCACATTAATCAGCGGAAGAACTGTTTGGAGGAACCCTGACGGTTATTTACCCGGAAAGATGTCCCCATTGATGACATTTTTTGGCCTAATGTCTGTAGCATATCTTGTCCTCGGTCTTTTCTGGTTTCTCCGCTTTTTGCAGTATTGGAAAGACATAATACAGTTGCACTACCACATCAGTGCTGTAATTGGACTTGGAATGTGTGAAATGGCCCTTTGGTATTTTGAATATGCAAATTTTAATTCCACCGGAAGCAGACCAATGGGAATTACCATATGGGCAGTAACCTTCAGCGCTGTTAAGAAAACTGTCTCCCGGCTTCTTCTTCTGGTGGTTTCAATGGGCTATGGTGTTTTACGGCCAACTCTTGGTGGTATAACCTCGAAAGTACTTCTCCTTGGGGTAATATATTTTGCAGCATCAGAAGCACTTGAACTTGTTGAACATTTGGGGAATATCAATGACTTTTCTGGAAAGGCAAGGCTTTTTCTGGTGCTACCGGTTGCTCTTTTGGATGCCTGTTTTATTCTTTGGATCTTTTCCTCATTATCTAAAACTTTGGAGAAGCTTCAG ATTCGAAGAAGCATGGCCAAACTTGAGCTGTACCGGAAGTTTACCAATTTCCTTGCAGTAACAGTGCTGCTCTCTGTTGCTTGGATTGGTTATGAG TTGTATTTCAACGCGACTGATCCGTTGAGTGAACTGTGGCGAAGAGCCTGGATCATCCCAGCTTTCTGGACTTTGCTTGCTTATTTGCTGTTGGTGGTGATATGTGTTCTTTGGGCTCCATCTCATAACCCAACCGG ATATGCATACTCGGAGGAGACTGCTGATGACTTCGATGGCGAGGCTATATCACTCACGGGAAGTGGAGTTAAGGTGGCGGGCGGAGACTTGGCAGCCAagttagagagaaaagaaaggaaggcCTCGAGTGCAGCAGATCATCACGTCTTTGGGCTTGCAGAAGATCTAGAAGAGGACAAGAGAGAATAA
- the LOC103450763 gene encoding putative F-box protein At3g16210 — protein MELPEELIVDILKRLPPKSLVRFRCVCKPWCSLIKSPSFVRALLKKNRAMFQSELGTSTRVILSRYCDTLLSMESENNNVVGTVELDFALVRNLPYYVKGHSDGLLCVVINDGIEGVAVIYNPTIQEYRKLPSPQNFRSTREVLGLGYDASIDDYKVVRVPSNYCRLKVTGYKPQVEVLELKTNFWRKIPDEDTPPFFIEHIFQSTEVNGGLYWMAEDHDSGRCLILRFDLADEKFKVVPPPPDESGRSIAWIGSLKDHLCVVHTRRLSDVHVWGTKDDKNWSKIITTAKFPRIPTKDPFLDSFRYMPLSFTKKGAVLMSVGGERFVTLDTKDNTFEHVDIKGANHWLQETVYCETLVSPGGGVNPTESAAGLGSDVGASEEEDQSDGESASNSLRQLLLGLKREVHNLLACTVSHGNIRGAD, from the coding sequence ATGGAGCTTCCGGAAGAACTCATCGTCGACATCCTCAAACGGCTTCCCCCCAAATCCCTCGTCCGATTCAGGTGCGTCTGCAAACCATGGTGCTCTCTGATTAAAAGCCCGAGTTTCGTCCGAGCCCTTCTGAAGAAAAACCGAGCCATGTTCCAATCCGAGCTGGGAACCAGCACCCGCGTGATTTTGTCGCGTTACTGCGACACCCTTTTGTCGATGGAGTCCGAAAACAACAATGTTGTCGGGACTGTCGAGCTTGACTTCGCTCTGGTTCGGAACTTGCCGTATTACGTAAAGGGACACTCCGATGGGCTGCTCTGTGTGGTTATCAATGATGGGATCGAGGGTGTGGCTGTAATTTACAACCCGACGATCCAGGAGTACCGGAAGCTCCCTTCTCCTCAGAACTTCAGAAGTACGAGGGAGGTGCTGGGTTTGGGTTACGATGCCTCAATCGATGATTACAAGGTTGTTCGAGTCCCGTCGAACTATTGCCGGCTGAAAGTTACGGGTTACAAGCCGCAGGTCGAGGTATTGGAACTGAAAACCAATTTCTGGAGGAAGATTCCAGACGAGGATACGCCGCCGTTTTTCATTGAGCATATTTTCCAATCAACGGAAGTGAATGGCGGATTGTATTGGATGGCAGAGGACCACGATTCGGGGAGGTGTCTGATCCTGCGATTCGATTTGGCCGACGAGAAGTTTAAGGTGGTGCCGCCACCGCCAGATGAGAGTGGTCGGAGTATAGCGTGGATTGGATCTTTGAAAGACCACCTTTGTGTCGTGCACACTCGGAGgttgagtgatgttcatgtTTGGGGAACAAAAGATGACAAGAACTGGAGTAAGATCATCACCACTGCGAAGTTTCCGAGGATTCCGACCAAAGACCCGTTCCTCGATTCGTTTCGGTACATGCCGCTGTCTTTTACCAAGAAGGGAGCTGTGCTGATGAGCGTTGGAGGGGAGAGGTTTGTGACATTAGATACAAAAGACAATACATTCGAACACGTCGACATCAAGGGTGCGAATCACTGGTTGCAGGAGACGGTGTATTGCGAGACTCTTGTTTCGCCCGGAGGTGGTGTGAATCCGACAGAGTCAGCGGCGGGGTTGGGGTCGGACGTTGGTGCGTCGGAGGAAGAGGACCAATCAGATGGGGAAAGCGCGAGTAATAGCCTCAGGCAATTGCTGCTTGGTTTGAAGAGGGAAGTTCATAACTTGTTGGCTTGTACCGTTAGCCACGGGAATATCAGAGGTGCGGATTGA